CTCAAAGTCATAGGGTTTATTTATTGTGGGGAGTCGGTATATTTTTCGATAAGTTCGACAATTTTAGGTGATAGCCGCCGATTTTTTAGAGTAATTTTTTCCACTTCTAAAGCCATGGCTTCCTTGAGCAGTTGAGGAGGTATCTCATATTTTTGTGCCAGATCTTTAATTTTAGCAGTTATGTCCATGAATTTTCTGGTGGTTGGGGAGTGGAGATTGTCAAGTCTTAATTCTTATTTGCCAAGAGATACCTTGATGAGGATAAATTTTATAACATATCTGAGTAGGTGAGGCCATAGTAAGTTAATTCTTGGACGAATCTCTTAATAATTGTACATCACCATCCCCTCAAGGAGGAAAGACATCGATTAAAGTCCCTTTTTTTTGCCACGGCTGCCCGGAGAATTCTGCCGCGACGTTGAATAAATTGACGAGGAGAAGCATCAGCAGCGAGGATAATTCCCTGACTGACTTGTGGGATATCAACCCCCTCATCGAGATATTTTACTGCCACTAATGCGTCAAGATTTCCCGAAGATAACTGTAATAATAACATAACTCGATCGCTGTCTAAGGAACTATAGCGAGCGACTCTTTTTCCCTGACGTGCTAATCGGGTACTAATCTAAACAAGGTAGATAAAATTTTCCAATAATATTATGGCACTCCCTGGGGTATTCTTCTAATAGGTCTAATTGTTGTAGTGACAATTTAAATTCCTCCTCGATCTCGTTTTAAGTCATAAATAACTTTTTCATAACACCAGCTTTTACTGCGTTGGGGATTTCTCAATCTAATACTTAAAAACAATCGACTCGCTAAAGCTTTATCTCCATTCACGAGGGTTAAAAGTTCTCTTTCCAAGTAGAAAAGTTTAGGCTGACTGATTGGCAAATTTTGACGATTATTTTTAGAAGTAGCTCTTTTTGGTTTAGTGGAGGATAAAGATAGGGTATCGACCAACCACCAGATAGCTAGAGCTAACCCCAACAACAGCACTCCCATAAAAGAGTATAAAACGATGCCTAGTAAATTCATTAATCGATTCCCGTATTTCTTAATGATCAAGGTTTTAGGCTAATCTACCCTATACAAAAACACCATAAAAGCTAAAATAGATAGCTGACAGTGATTCTGAACACAATAGTAATATAGACTAAACCGCCTTGTATTACCGTCTTCTTCTTGATTTTAATACCCTAGAAAACGGGTTAATTGCCTTAACACCCGAACAAAGTCATTATCTTAAAAAAGTTGTTCGTTTAAAATCCCATGACCATTTTATTGCCCTAAATGGACAAGGACAAGCGTGGTTAGCAGAAATAATTGATAATTCGGCCTATCTTTTAGAAGCGATAAACGAAACTAGCGAACTACCAGTACAAGTGAATTTAATGGTAGCAATTCCCAAAAATGGCTTTGATGATATCGTTCGCGCTGCCACCGAATTAGGAGTTTATCGGATTATCCCGCTGCTGACAGAACGCAGTTTAGTTAATCCTAGTCCTCAAAAAATTGACCGTTGGCGAAAAATTGCCCGGGAAGCTGTAGAACAATCAGAAAGACAGATTATTCCCATTATCGAAGAACCACAATCATTTTTAGCCATCCTTAAGCGGGGAGCTAACCCACAGACAACTTGTTATATTGGTGTTACGCGTAGAACAGTGGCCCCGCTACTTTCTCAATTGCACACATCAACCGAGATAACCATGGCTATCGGACCGGAAGGGGGATGGACGGAGGCAGAAATAGAACAAGCGCTCGCCGCTGATTTTCTACCTGTATCATTGGGAAAACGCATTTTGAGAACAATTACAGCTCCCTTAGTGGCTCTTGCTATCATTAACGCCTATTTAGACAGCTAATTGACTAGAGTTTCTATGACCAAGACCAGCAATCGAGATAACTGGAATCATTTCGCTTCTTACCTAAAGCAAGAACTAGCAGCAGTTCTCCTGTGGTCAGATTTTCCCTTTTTTGCCGAAACCACCCTGGTCAATCCCCATTGAAGACACCTACTGGGACACCGCCTTGCCACTCTATAGCACCCTCATCTTCCCAAAAAAACTCTCCCTACTGCAACTTTATGACCCCTAGTAGCCCTTCTAACCCCTCTTTTGACTGGTTTAACCCCTCGCCCCAGCAAGACAGCGATTTACTGGCACAAATCGGCTTTATCCCCGGTTTCAAAGAATTTCTCACCCTGCGACAGGTTCATGCCTTGGAACACGCCACCGTCTGGGTATTAAGCGAAATGGCTGCCCGTCGTGAATCGCCTTTTGACCATTCCCAAGCGGATAACGAGGCCCTGGGGGGACTGTCCACCGATAGGGGTTTTTATCTCTACGGACAAGTTAATACTAATGAACTGCAAATTGCGGCCAAACAGGCTCTCCATCGTCTCAAAAATGGCGAGGGGCAATTGGCATTACATCCGCGTTGTGGCACCAATTTATCGGTAACTTTAGCCTTAACCGCTGGCTTCGTCTTAGGAACTCATTTTCTCTTACCCAGAGGTCCGATTTCTCAGTTATTAGGCTTAGGTTTAGCCACTGCCACCGCTTTTCAAATCGGGCCAGATGTGGGAATGTCGGCCCAAAAATACCTGACCACAGCCATTCCTTTTAACTTAACAATCGTTAACATTGCACCAAAGGCAGACCTATGGGGACGTTCGGGGCATTTTGTCCAAACAGAGTGGCAAGATTTGCAATAAAACTTAAAGTAAAAACCCTTTCGGCAAACTCGCTCTGATTGTAACCTGTTAACTAAACCCTTAAAAAAAAACAACAGCTATGCCTGGAATCGAACGCGGAGCCGAAGTTAGAGTCAAACGGAAAGAGTCTTACTGGTACAACGATGTGGGAACCGTAGCCAGTGTTGATAAAAGTGGTATCCTCTATCCCGTTATCGTCCGTTTTAAAACTGTTAACTACCACGGTTTTAGTGGTAGCGCCGGTGGACTGAATACCAATAACTTCGCTGAAAGTGAATTGGAACTCGTTAAGGCTGCCCCCGCTAAGAAATAAAGCTGACTAAAATTCAGCCTATCATCACCGACTGACTGACAGGAATTCTCTCTTGTTGGTCGGTTTTTTTATAGTTATCAGCGAGCAGTTATCAGTTATCAGTTATCAGTTATCAGTTATCAGTTATCAGTTATCAGTTTACTGATATTACATTTTGGGCGCACGCGATGCGCCCCTACCATATAAAAACTGACTAATAAATTATTTAAAATTTGCTTTAACCTTTAGCCAACAAGAGCTAATTAGTTTAATTATCCTAGATAAGTTCTTAAATGCTTGACAAAATATATTCAATAATTTATAATATTAAATAGCCCAAAATCATGAAATTATGCTATCAGCATAATCGGGTTTGAGGTGTTTGAAAAATAGTTTTTCAGTAATCAAATCTGGAATTTATGAGCATTTTAGAACTGATAGAAAAAAGACTAGAAGAAAACTTTGCCCTCCACGAACAATACCTAAACCCCCAGATGGTTAGGGTACTAAAAACGATCGGCTACGATCGCCACTACGTTAAAGCTCAAGGTCCGTACCTATTCGACAATCAGGGAGAAAAGTATCTGGACTTACTGAGTGGTTTTGGTGTTTTCGCCCTCGGACGCAATCACCCCAAGATTGTCCAAGCTTTACAGGAGGTATTGACGGCAGCATTGCCCAATTTAGTCCAATTGGATGCTTCTATCCTAGCGGGATTGCTGGCGGAACGGTTAGCAGCGATCGCACCTCCCGGATTAGAACGAGTTTTCTTTGCTAATTCCGGCACAGAAACCGTCGAGGCTGCCATTAAATTCAGCCGCTACGCCACCGGACGCAGCCAAATTGTTTACTGTCAGGGGGGCTACCACGGGTTAACCATGGGTTCCCTTTCCGCCACCGGCGATCCCCATTATCGCCAGGGATTTGGGCCGTTTGTGGCCGATTTTAAGGAAATACCCTTCGGCGATCTGGCCGCGCTCGAAAAAGCTCTAATTAACCAAGAAGTAGCGGCTTTTATTACCGAACCGATCCAAGGTCACGGGGTGAGAATTCCCGAACCGAACTATCTCCCCGCAGCGGCGGCCCTTTGTCGTCGTTACGGCACTCTTTTTGTGGCCGATGAAGTGCAGACCGGTTTGGGCCGGACTGGCAAAATTTGGGCAGTGGAACATTGGGGGGTAGAACCGGACATTTTATGTGTTGCCAAGGCTCTTTCGGGCGGTTTTGTGCCAGTGGGAGCGGTTCTCTGTCGTCGCTGGATCTTCGATCGAGTATTCGATCGCATGGATCGTTCTGTGGTCCACGGTAGCACTTTTGGTAAAAATAATCTGGCCATGGCCGCCGGTATTGCCACTTTACAGGTGATTGAGGAGGAAAAATTAGTCGAGCGATCGGCCGTAATCGGTCAACAAATTATCGCAGAACTACGGCCCCTCGTAGATCAGTACGAATGTTTGCAGGAAGTGCGGGGATTGGGGATGATGATCGCCTTGGAATTTGCCGAGCCGAGCAGTTGGTCACTAAAAGCCGCCTGGAAAATGCTAGAAACCGCCAATAAAGGGCTATTTTCCCAGTTAATCGTCGTTCCCCTCTTTACCCGCCATCAAATTCTCTCGCAGGTTTCCGGCCACGGCATGAATATCATCAAGTTTATCCCCCCCCTCACCCTCTCCGATGAGGATTGCCGTTGGCTTGTCACCGCCGTTAAAGATGTGGTGGCTGATGCTCACCGCATACCCGGGGCCGCTTGGGAATTCGGCAAAACCTTGGCCAGCCAAGCTATCCGCCAAAAAACCGCCAAAAAATAGTTAATATGTCCAGTTTGTTTCATCCCCTCTGCGGTAGCAACCTTAGCACTCTCCTTCGTTTGTTTTTGACCAATGGCGGCATCGATCGCCCCAATTTGGCCCCAGCAACCCTGGCGCTGGCAGTTACCCTGGCGCGACTGCCTTTTTCTACCCTAGAACGAATTTTAATGACAGGGTTTTATGAGCGCCGCGTGCAGGTAAAAGCACCCATTTTTATTGTCGGCTATTGGCGCAGCGGCACGACCCATCTCCACAATTTACTCGGTCAATCGGAGCATTTTGGCTATATTTCGCCCCTAGCGGTGGGATTACCCTGGGATATCCTCGGCATCGTCCGTTTATTTCAACCGCTGCTAGAATTAGCCCTACCGAGCGATCGCCATGTGGATAACGTCGCCGTTACTCCCGATTCCCCCCAAGAAGATTCGATCGCCCTGGCCAGCATGATCCCCCTTTCCTACTACCATGGTTTATACTTTCCCCAACGTTTTCAGTATCATTTCCAGCGAGGGGTTTTTTTTCAAGGCTGCAGCGAGAGGGAAATCGCCACTTGGCAGCGTTGGCATACTCATCTATTAAAAAAAGTTTCCATCCATCAAAGAGGCAAACAATTACTAATCAAAAACCCCGTTTATACGGCACATATTGCCAAATTGCGAGCTATCTGGCCCGATGCTAAATTTATTCATATCTACCGCAATCCCTATCTAGTTTTTCCCTCAACCCGTCACTTTTTTACCCGCATCCTACCGGAACTAGCACTACAATCCTACGATAATTTATCCACGGATGAAATCGAGCAGGTAATTCTGAAAAGTTATCCCTCAATGCTTAATTCTCTCCTGCGAGATAGTGCCGATTTACCCGCCGATAGTTTTGTAGAAATTCGTTTTGAGGATTTAGAAAAAGACCCCCTAGCACAAATCGAGAAAATCTACGATCAACTGCAACTTCCCGACTTAAACATATCTATGCCTCGCTTTGAGAAATATATCAGCAGTCTGCAAGGATATAAAAAAAATAATTATCCCCCAGATGCAAAAGCGATCGAGTTAGTCGAATCTCATTGGCTCCCATTTATTCAACGTTGGAATTATTATCAGTGACCAGCTTTTTCAGTTATCAGTTACCAGTGATCAGTTATCAGTTATCAGTCATAAGTAGGTAGGCGTTAAAAATTATCAGACACCCTCCTTATCAAGGGTAGGGTTGATTCATGAATCAACCCTACCTTATCAAGAGGGGCAGGGGGGATCGAACCTAAAATCCATTTTTAATTTAATTATAACCAGCTACTTAAGTCATAATTCCCGCTCTTTTATATCTTTTAAACAGGATTTAGTATAACTACTTCTTGCCTTTTGCCTATTGCCTGTTGCCTTTTGCCTATCCTAACCAAGAAATTAATTTTGCACGACCACTTATGAAATATCTTAAATTTATCTTTCTGGGTTTAGGTTTTGTTTTACTAGGGGTAATTTTACGCCAAACCAATCTGCAAGAAGTTTGGCAACAAATCACCCTAGTCGGTTGGTGGGGAATGACAGTAGTGATTATTTTTTATTTCCTAGAATTCCTCACCGATGTTTTTACTTGGCAACTAACTTTTAAAAGCATTCCTATCCAACCTCGATGGACAATTCGGCTATTATTAATTTACATGGTAGGGGCAGCCTTTAATCGCGTGACTCCCTTCGCTTCTTTGGGAGGAGAAGGTTTTAAAGCAGTGATGTTGAAAACTCACTATCAGATTAGCTATAAAGAAACCAGTGCCTCGATTATTCTGACCAAGACATTAAATACTGCTTCCCTTGTCTTCTTTGCAATTATCGGTTTTTTGCTGCTCCTAGCTTCCCCAAAATTCTCCAATTCTTTTAAAACTTTTACCGGATTAAGTCTCGCTATATTCTCCATCTGTATCCTGATATTTTTCTTGATTCAGCGATTCCGTTTATCCTCCAGAATAGTTAATCGATTAGGTCATTCTTTTTTAGGCGATCGCGTATCTAAACCTTTAGAAAATCTTCGCAGTGTCGATGATCGTTTAGGGGAATTTTACCGGAATCTGCCCCTATTTAGAAATGGCTTGATCGTCGGTTTTCTAAATTGGCCCCTAGGAGTTTTAGAAATCTATGTTTTAATGCAATTTCTCCAACATCCGATCACTTTTGCCGATGCTTGGTTATTTGATTCCGTTGCCCAATTGGTACGCGCTGGAACCTTTTTTATTCCCGCTAATATCGGTACTTTAGAAGGTTCTTTAGTGCTGCTGGGTGCTTCCTTAACCGGTAGTCTAGAATTAGGTTTAGCGATTTCTGTAATTCGCCGGGTTAAAGATATTCTCTGGATTATATTAGGTTTGTTGATCTGGTGGTTATTTTCCTTAAGACCGACTTTACCCGATCGCTCTTCAAAATAATCTCAATCAGTCAACTCCCGGCTCTTCTAGGTTCTCTGTGATAAGTTTAACTTACTGATCGATCGATCTTTGTGTCCTCTGTGTCTGGAGTGGTTCCTTCCACTCCCTCGCCAGCGGTACTGTATCTTAGAATACATTTTACCCACCAAATCCAAGAGAGCCAACTCCCGATTATTCATCCTGTAATTTTTCGCGTACATTGCGAACAATCCGGGATAATTCAGTCTTTTCATCGACGCTAATTTTAGTCGGGGAACCACTAATAATCCGCTCGTAATTGCGGAAAGAATCCTTGATATCCGCCCCGTCCTGACTGATAGTATATTCACGAATCCCTTTATCGTGCCAAGAACCGCGCATCTTAAAGACGTTAATCGCTCGCGACATTTCGCCGCGAATTTCCACATATTGCAACATTAAAATCGTGTCGGTAATCGTAGAAATATGGGATTCGGTGATCGAGTGCGCTCCCATAAATTGGTCGGTGGTATTGGTGAAAAATCCCGTAATTTCCTCCTGTTTGGCGTATCCTGTCACCCCGATCACAAATTGCCGAAAAGCATTATTTGTCACCCCGCGTGCGAGCGCCGATAGAGAATCGATGGCAATACGGGAGGGTTTAAATTCCGAGATTTCCGACTTAATCATCTGTAAATGGTCTTCTAATCCCGCCGATTCGGGGTAAGAACACAATAATTTTAATAATCCCTTGCGTTCCATCTCCTCAAAATCGATACCCCAAGAAGAGGCATTTCGGGACAATTGGGCGCGAGATTCTTCATAAGCGAACAAAATCGCCCGCTCACCGCGCCGACATCCTTCTTCCAGAAATTTACTGACTAAGAGAGTTTTACCCGTACCTGTTGCTCCTGTAGCCAAAATAATCGAATCCTTGAAAAAACCGCCTCCACACATATCATCGAGGGTTTTTACTCCCGAAGAAATGCGGACATTAGAGGAGCGCTGAGTTAAACGCATGGCACCGAGGGGGAAGATATTAATGCCATCATTGGTGATAGTAAAGGGATATTCGCCCTTCATGTGGGTTGTTCCCCGTAATTTGAGTATTTCCGCCGTTCTGCGTCGCCTTTCTCCCTCTAGGACGTTCCGCATAATTACCACATTATCAGAGACAAATTCCTCTACACCAAAACGCGCCACCGCTCCGTATTCTTCGATACGTTCCGTGGTCATAATGGAAGTCACTTCTAATAATTTTAACCGGGCCACGAGCCGAAAAATTTCTCGCCGCACCACTGACACCGCTTCGTACTGCTGAAAAACGGCAGTTACAGAGTCAATTGATACCAGTTTGGCTTTATATTTGGTAATTGCGTATTGAATGCGCTCGATCAGGGCCGAAAGATCAAAACTCCCCACCACCTCTTGACCTTCCGGATCCGGGGAAGCATCGAGAATAAATAACTTACCCTGGTCAATTAATTCTTCTAAATCCCAACCAAAACTATAGGCATTTTGGATAATATCGGTCGGAGATTCTTCAAAAGTAACAAACAGCCCCGGATAGTCGAAATACTTGATACCGTGGTAGAGAAATTGCACGGCAAGCAGGGTTTTTCCCGTGCCAGAAGTGCCACTCACTAAGGTAGTTCGCCCCATGGGTAAACCACCGTGAGTGATCTCATCAAAGCCTTCAATTAGGGTTCTAATTTTGCGAACACCTTTCGGTTTAATCGGTGGATTTGGTTGGCTATTAGAGTTAGATTGAGTCATTATTTATCCAGCGAGTATTTAAAGAGTAGGATTTTTATCTAATTTTTCAACAGAAACCTATCGGGACTGACTAGACACTTTACACCATCTCGATTTCCATTGACTCTTGACTTTCCCATAGACGTACTAGATTACGCCCCGATCATTTCCCCTTCAATAAATATAACCCGTCTAACCACCTATTGCCGAAGACCTAGCCATCATTTTCTCGTTCGCGAATTTCCTCGTACAGTAAGTCTAAACCGATCAGAACCTTCTCTCGATCGGACAAATCACCGATAATTTTCCGCACCGGGGGAGGGAGGACCTTCGCGAGGGTAGGAGTGGCGAGAATCTTGTCTTCCTCCGCTAGTTGCGGGTTTTTCAGCACGTCAATCACCTTGAGCGCATAAACTCCCTGAAATTCCTCTTCTAGGATATTTTTCAGGGTTTTTAAGGCTCGCACGGAGTTGGGGGTGTTCCCGGCGACGTAGAGTTTTAAAACATAGGTTTTTTTAAAGACGCTCATAGGTTAGGGTCAAAGGGGCTGGGGATATGAGTTCATCGCTATTTGTCTGGGATGTTTTAGTCTATTCCCAATAATAAATCATAAGGGATATCCTCGCGAGGTATGGAACGACGGTACATTTCCCCTAGATGAGCCAGGATATCAATGAGAGCGAGACGATAATCTAGGAGAATTTCCTCACTTCTGCCTTCTAATTTTAATTGTTGGGAAAATTCATCCATTAACTCTATATGAATTTCCAGAATTTGCGACACCGAGAGATCGGTAAAAAAGACATTATTAACCAACTCGTCGATCGCTTGATTAATCGGATAATCCTGTAGGAAGTAATTTAAAATAATCTCCCGATAATCTGCTCTTACTTCGCGTAGTAATTCTTTTTTTTCCTCCGGGGCAAGATTACGATAGAATAGCTGCGGGTTGCGTTTGTAGTAAACACCTAAATAGCCGAGTCTTTCTTTTAATTTTTCTGCTAAACGACGCTGTTGTAGGAGGAGAAAACTGTGATTATTTGCCACGGGATTCGGTTGGTTAACAATCGTAGTACGCTCGGAAAAAGAGCAATTAGGAGCCAAATGGAGAAATCGAGCGATCGCTTGGTCGATGACGGAGGTGATGCTGTCTAATTCGTTGACGGTGATTTGTAATTCGGCACTATGATAGAGACAGGTGGGAGAGTCATTCGTCTCAGGAGCGATGTTTTTGTCAGCGACAATGATCACTACTGGCAGCAAAATCCCCGCTTCGTAGAGTTGATTAAAAGTCGGCTGTAGGGAAGGATGAGAGACCACCAGCAAACAATCAATTTTTTCCTTCTGTGCCTCGATATTAGCCAGTAATTCGCTAGAAGAGGACCCTAGGGTTAGATTATAGCGTTCATTAGCCAATAAAGCAGTCAAAGAATTAACCAGCCCCGGTGGTGAACTCACTCCCGTCAAGGATGAGTCCGTTGGGACAAAAGCATAAATAGTCAGTCTCAGAGGCAACGTTTTCTCACCCGCAAGGTAGATAGAAAATAACAAACAATAGGTTAAGCTTTCTCTGTTGAGAAGACAACCCCCTCGCCATCAGCCAAGGGAAGTTAAAAGCTAACTTTGCTTTTTGGCAGTGGGTATCGTAGTTAATTGTAATCAATGGAGCGGTTCTCTAGATGAGCGAGCGTCATAATCAAGCTAGATTCAAGTTCTAGGACGACTAATAGTTTGGCCATCAGTTTGTTAATTATGCCCTAAAGTTACCGCCACCGCCCCCCAATTATCCCCATGCCTAGCGTTACCCTCAGCCTCCATCACTTTAATCAATCCGTCACTACCTGTGAATTAATTGTTGACCGGGCCAGTCTTTGCGATTTAATTAATACGGGCAATCCAGAAGTGATCGTGGTGGTGGATGAGCGGTATTGTCCCCTAGGACTGATTGAGAGTCAAGCCCTGATCGCTTACCTCCTCTATCAACAACAGCACCCCGAAACCAGAAACCTCTCCTCCAATTGTCTGGATCTTAGCGGTTGGCTGCGCCCGATTATTCCTCTTAACTCGCGCATGGCCGTGAGTGAGTTTCTGGCTACCCTGACGGGGGAAGCGCTCGCCTTAGCCCCCATTTTAGTGGATGCTCAGGGCAAACTTTTAGGACGCTTAGACACGGGCAAACTTCTGCAATTTTGTCTCGGGCGCTCGATTCTCGATGATCCCCCTCCCCAGCCCCGCATCAGCGATCGCAATTTCCCCCCCCGCAGCGATCATCCTCTGGAATTTCTGGAACAATTACCGCTGCCGCTGCTGCTCTACAGTCCAGAAGCGGGGATTTTATACCAAAATCAGGCTTGGTGCCAACAAATCGGGGCAGCTTTCCCCGCTAATATCGATAATTCTGCCTTGGCTTTGGTTAATGAACCCTTAACCCTCCCATCCCCCACCCCCCCCCTGTTCCCCCAGCGTCTAGAAACGCTGACATCGGGTTTAGCCAAGACTTGGCGCCTGTTGTCCGTGCCGTTAAATTGGGCGGATAATTATCCCTTGATCGAGAAAGCTTCGGGACTGTGGTTACTGTTGGCCACCGATATCACAGAACAACAGCACTATTGTCAGGAATTAGCGGTTAAAAATGCCGATTTAGTCCATTTAAATCGTCTTAAGGATGAATTTCTCGCCTGTGTCAGCCATGAGTTTAAATCGCCCCTCACTGCTGTTATCGGTCTCTCCAATCTGCTGCGGGAACAAAAAATCGGTGAACTTAACCCCCGACAGTCCAAATATGCCGATTTAATCTATCGCAGCGGTCGCCAGTTGATGGCTTTAGTCAATGATCTCCTCGATTTAACCCGCCTAGAGACAGGACAACTACAATTAACTTTAACTAGAGTCAAAATCGATCGCCTCTGTCAACGGGTCTACGATATCATCGTCGATAAGTATCCCCAACGTCTCGATCTCCCCGGCAGCTATCGTCTTGATATCGAATCGGGATTAGATTATGTCCTGGCCGATGAGGCCCGTTTACAACAGATGTTAGTGCATTTGTTAGATAATGCGGTGAAATTTACCATTGATGGCGGTAATTTGGGCATTAAAGTTAATCGTTGGGAAAATTGGCTGGCTTTTACCGTCTGGGATACGGGGATCGGTATTCCGGAAGAATCCCAGCATCTGATTTTTCAGAAATTCCAACAGCTAGAAAGTCCTTTCACCCGTCAATTTGAGGGCGCAGGTTTAGGTTTAGTCCTCAGCCAAAAATTAGCGCGTTGTCACGGTGGCGATCTATCTTTTGTCTCCAAGGCCCAGGAAGGTAGTGAATTTACTTTACTACTGCCAGTTCATCCCCAAGGTGCAGACCAAGAGTCCGCCACTCCCCAACGTCTGGTGTTGGTGGTGGAAGCTAATCCCCAAGTGATCGAACAGTTTGTTGATCGCTTG
This portion of the Microcystis aeruginosa NIES-2549 genome encodes:
- a CDS encoding hybrid sensor histidine kinase/response regulator gives rise to the protein MPSVTLSLHHFNQSVTTCELIVDRASLCDLINTGNPEVIVVVDERYCPLGLIESQALIAYLLYQQQHPETRNLSSNCLDLSGWLRPIIPLNSRMAVSEFLATLTGEALALAPILVDAQGKLLGRLDTGKLLQFCLGRSILDDPPPQPRISDRNFPPRSDHPLEFLEQLPLPLLLYSPEAGILYQNQAWCQQIGAAFPANIDNSALALVNEPLTLPSPTPPLFPQRLETLTSGLAKTWRLLSVPLNWADNYPLIEKASGLWLLLATDITEQQHYCQELAVKNADLVHLNRLKDEFLACVSHEFKSPLTAVIGLSNLLREQKIGELNPRQSKYADLIYRSGRQLMALVNDLLDLTRLETGQLQLTLTRVKIDRLCQRVYDIIVDKYPQRLDLPGSYRLDIESGLDYVLADEARLQQMLVHLLDNAVKFTIDGGNLGIKVNRWENWLAFTVWDTGIGIPEESQHLIFQKFQQLESPFTRQFEGAGLGLVLSQKLARCHGGDLSFVSKAQEGSEFTLLLPVHPQGADQESATPQRLVLVVEANPQVIEQFVDRLSELGLKAIIARSGTEAIEKARQLKPRCVFLNPNLPLLSGWDVLTLLKSHPQTKEIKVIVTAADSERNRSQQQGADSFLVPPITSAALQACLNLTGSPVTSRKRRTAPTLLRLHGHYAPNFSDLSSFSWIWNNQLVRENYRFIEADSCEQAELLATVWEVDAILIDSSIAEDLYSYLQTLSQSQTLANLPLVTLDVAVTEVANQIPGLAVFPCLAPPTENRIEQLLKVIETADLAFSRHKEQ